In one Terriglobia bacterium genomic region, the following are encoded:
- a CDS encoding cytochrome P460 family protein → MELPADYREWIFLSSGIDMSYNPRAMAMNHSMFDNVFVNPEAYKAFLETGTWPDKTMLVLEVRGAETKGSINHSGHFQNAEFMGMEVHVKDEALFAGKWAFFGFDDAKPAKMVPTKADCYSCHQQHAAVDTTFVQFYPTLLQVAKKKNTLSPAYVKEAASAQAAR, encoded by the coding sequence ATGGAGCTTCCCGCCGATTACCGCGAGTGGATCTTCCTGAGCTCTGGCATTGACATGAGCTACAACCCGCGCGCCATGGCGATGAACCACTCCATGTTCGACAACGTCTTCGTCAATCCTGAGGCGTACAAGGCGTTCCTCGAAACCGGTACGTGGCCCGACAAGACGATGCTCGTTCTCGAGGTGCGCGGCGCGGAGACCAAGGGCTCCATCAACCACTCCGGTCACTTTCAGAACGCTGAGTTCATGGGAATGGAAGTGCACGTGAAGGATGAGGCGCTCTTCGCGGGCAAGTGGGCCTTTTTTGGCTTTGACGACGCTAAACCGGCGAAGATGGTCCCCACCAAGGCCGACTGCTACTCCTGCCACCAGCAGCACGCCGCCGTGGATACGACGTTCGTGCAGTTTTATCCGACGCTGCTCCAGGTCGCGAAAAAGAAGAACACGCTCAGCCCTGCCTATGTCAAGGAAGCCGCCAGCGCGCAGGCCGCGCGCTAG
- a CDS encoding acetamidase/formamidase family protein: MKWGATRASAFAAMVGVSLVAGAQQTAKPRDKQPKGTMGRKSSVLTGKHYILPATKENVQWGWFDVNEKPRLTVHSGDTVSVETWYHALDAIKPAPTDHTIAGPPMDELTRLRKANPGGGPHSITGPIYVEGAEPGDTLEIRILKIVPKEYGQNFNLPGKEFPTGLLPKEFPEGFVRYYKFDLAKMQTEFKPGIVVDLKPFPGVIAVAPDPDEPKEKAGPPIKDAKGRTSTLRPWKNGSNMDLNELQAGSSLYLPVFVKGALIWTGDSHCRQGNGEMNLEAIECAYKEIEIQPIVHKGMKTDWPWAETPTHWIFLGFDEDLTEATKIAVRNTIDWLSTQKMVPMDRYEAYALTSIAVDCDITQMVDIRKGVHCMVPKSIFVKR; this comes from the coding sequence ATGAAGTGGGGCGCTACACGAGCATCCGCGTTTGCTGCCATGGTCGGTGTCAGTCTTGTAGCCGGAGCGCAGCAAACTGCCAAACCCAGAGACAAGCAGCCCAAAGGCACAATGGGGCGCAAGAGTTCCGTGCTTACGGGCAAACACTATATCCTGCCCGCAACCAAGGAAAACGTTCAGTGGGGCTGGTTTGACGTCAATGAGAAGCCGCGCCTGACGGTCCACTCCGGCGATACGGTCTCGGTCGAGACCTGGTACCACGCGCTCGACGCCATCAAGCCGGCGCCGACCGATCACACCATCGCCGGCCCACCCATGGATGAACTGACGCGCCTGCGCAAGGCCAATCCTGGAGGTGGTCCGCATTCCATCACCGGGCCGATTTACGTCGAGGGCGCCGAGCCCGGCGACACGCTGGAGATCCGCATCCTCAAAATCGTCCCCAAGGAATATGGGCAGAACTTCAATCTCCCGGGCAAGGAATTCCCCACTGGCCTGCTGCCCAAGGAATTTCCGGAAGGCTTCGTCCGTTACTACAAGTTCGACCTGGCGAAGATGCAAACGGAATTCAAGCCGGGCATCGTCGTCGACCTCAAGCCGTTTCCCGGGGTCATTGCCGTGGCGCCTGATCCGGACGAGCCCAAGGAAAAAGCCGGTCCGCCAATCAAGGACGCCAAGGGGCGCACCAGCACGCTGCGTCCGTGGAAGAACGGATCGAACATGGACCTGAACGAGCTGCAAGCGGGCTCAAGTCTGTATCTGCCGGTGTTCGTGAAGGGCGCGCTGATCTGGACCGGGGACTCGCATTGCCGCCAGGGCAACGGCGAGATGAACCTGGAAGCGATTGAATGCGCTTACAAGGAGATCGAGATCCAGCCCATCGTCCACAAGGGCATGAAGACGGACTGGCCGTGGGCGGAAACGCCGACGCACTGGATCTTCCTGGGCTTCGACGAGGACCTGACCGAGGCCACAAAGATCGCCGTGCGCAACACCATCGACTGGCTGTCCACGCAGAAGATGGTGCCGATGGACCGCTACGAGGCATACGCGCTCACGTCGATCGCCGTGGACTGCGATATCACCCAGATGGTGGACATCCGCAAGGGCGTCCACTGCATGGTTCCCAAGTCGATTTTCGTTAAGCGGTGA
- a CDS encoding FadR family transcriptional regulator, with product MNPAVKNEFETIKRNRIYEEIARQIEKMIAEKMKPGDMLPPERQLAEQFGVSRSSIRDAIRTLELSGLVEARQGLGTVVREPSADAVVNPLTSILVQKRKLVGELIDVRKMIEPPLSARAALHATPEEVAEMESILARQQQKMSQGDLAIDEDAEFHYAIALAADNSVVLKVIDVLMDLLRDTRERSLQVAGRPERSIASHREILDAIKRRDEAGAEAAMSRHIEAVENIVFTKL from the coding sequence ATGAACCCGGCGGTCAAGAACGAGTTTGAGACAATCAAGCGCAACCGGATCTATGAAGAGATTGCCCGTCAAATCGAAAAAATGATCGCGGAAAAGATGAAGCCGGGCGACATGTTGCCGCCGGAACGGCAACTGGCAGAGCAGTTCGGCGTTAGCCGCAGCTCGATCCGCGACGCCATCCGCACCCTGGAACTTTCCGGACTGGTGGAAGCGCGACAAGGGTTGGGAACGGTGGTACGCGAACCCTCGGCGGATGCCGTGGTCAATCCTCTCACCTCCATCCTGGTGCAAAAACGCAAGCTGGTAGGAGAGCTGATCGACGTGCGCAAGATGATCGAGCCGCCGCTGAGCGCACGCGCCGCATTGCACGCGACGCCGGAGGAAGTGGCGGAAATGGAATCCATCCTGGCGCGCCAGCAGCAGAAGATGAGCCAGGGTGATCTGGCCATCGATGAGGATGCGGAATTCCACTATGCCATTGCGCTGGCGGCCGACAACAGCGTGGTGCTCAAGGTGATTGATGTGCTCATGGACCTGCTGCGCGACACACGCGAGCGATCCTTGCAGGTAGCCGGGAGACCGGAGCGTTCCATCGCCAGTCACCGGGAGATTCTTGACGCCATCAAGCGTCGGGACGAGGCCGGCGCGGAAGCCGCCATGTCCCGGCACATCGAGGCGGTGGAGAACATCGTTTTTACGAAGCTGTGA
- a CDS encoding (4Fe-4S)-binding protein, with translation MGKLYAVEIVYRGIFQKKLATNISRAIVLAAHLDGKPGISFGRYGDSPERNGIPAKNFAIVATDEQTLQEGMAKYEPKEVDITISVDDTLCKGVESWAWYGLQPINKLTKPGGTLIVTSMEPAEKLIEMAHNRETPYNLAIVKGTRSFSGLWVYKDDHTDVRILGAIAKVLPELVSLDAIKKTILQEWKDPVKVASAEKSYHRVTKVLVQPGQGNPETPYKFELPKWHEMGEGVAIPCIPAGKTVEDPVTHVLGGIRPDRNPTFKKFSTRTMRPVVNFETCIKCTLCWLQCPDTCFDVTPEGLYDANMEACCGCGVCEAVCPVDKCVTMVAETEFHDNASQWDMWRKDSTGYLQWLNQKIESRPERSHGFRFRGQYQEQVGEMLQIAQES, from the coding sequence ATGGGCAAGCTGTATGCGGTTGAGATTGTCTATCGAGGGATTTTTCAAAAGAAGCTAGCCACTAACATCAGCCGCGCCATCGTGCTCGCGGCGCACTTGGACGGCAAGCCGGGGATCAGCTTCGGACGATACGGCGACAGCCCGGAGCGCAATGGGATTCCTGCCAAGAACTTCGCCATTGTGGCCACCGACGAACAGACGCTGCAAGAGGGCATGGCGAAATACGAGCCCAAGGAAGTGGACATCACCATTTCCGTGGATGACACCCTGTGCAAGGGCGTGGAGTCGTGGGCCTGGTACGGCCTGCAGCCCATCAACAAGCTGACCAAGCCGGGCGGGACGCTGATCGTGACTTCCATGGAGCCGGCGGAGAAGCTGATCGAGATGGCGCACAATCGGGAGACCCCGTACAACCTGGCGATCGTGAAGGGCACTAGAAGCTTTTCCGGACTGTGGGTGTACAAGGACGACCACACCGACGTACGCATCTTGGGGGCGATTGCCAAGGTGCTGCCGGAACTGGTCAGCCTGGACGCGATCAAGAAGACGATCCTGCAGGAATGGAAGGACCCGGTGAAGGTGGCGTCGGCCGAGAAGTCGTACCACCGCGTGACCAAAGTATTGGTGCAGCCGGGGCAGGGCAATCCGGAAACGCCGTACAAGTTCGAGCTGCCGAAGTGGCACGAGATGGGTGAAGGCGTCGCGATCCCGTGCATCCCTGCGGGCAAGACCGTGGAAGACCCGGTGACGCACGTGTTGGGCGGCATCCGGCCGGACCGCAATCCGACATTCAAGAAGTTCTCGACGCGCACCATGCGTCCGGTGGTGAACTTCGAGACCTGCATCAAGTGCACGCTGTGCTGGCTGCAGTGCCCCGACACGTGCTTCGACGTGACGCCGGAAGGCCTGTACGACGCCAACATGGAAGCCTGCTGCGGCTGCGGCGTGTGCGAAGCCGTGTGCCCGGTGGACAAATGCGTGACCATGGTGGCGGAGACCGAATTCCACGACAACGCCAGCCAGTGGGACATGTGGAGGAAGGATTCCACCGGTTACCTGCAATGGCTCAACCAGAAGATCGAGTCGCGGCCAGAGCGGTCGCATGGCTTCCGTTTCAGGGGACAGTACCAGGAACAAGTCGGCGAGATGCTGCAAATCGCCCAAGAGAGTTAA